A single window of Candidatus Limnocylindrales bacterium DNA harbors:
- a CDS encoding TAT-variant-translocated molybdopterin oxidoreductase — MDNGQQTTDKRLDLASIRARLKATQGSLYWRSLEELAETEDFQEFLHREFPQQAAEWPDPVSRRQFLRLMGASLALAGLNACARPPDEKIVPYVRPPEEIVPGKPLFFATAMSLGGFATGLLVESHMGRPTKIEGNPDHPASLGATDVFAQASVLTLYDPDRSETVTYRGDIRPWEVFLAEFRKVLAEQRKTRGTRLRILTETVTSPTLAHQLQGVLTMFPSAKWHQYEPVGRDNVRAGAKLAFGEYVETQYRFDKAEIVLALGSDFLTWGPGSLRYTRDFVTKRRMQMGEGKMNRLYVVECTPSNTGAVADHRLPLRADEIEGFARAVAVALGVEIGALGNQSITPPIIPAQWIGALVRDLQQHRGTSLILVGPEQPPLVHALAHAMNHALGNVGNTVVYTDPVEANPVDQMASLRELVQDMDQGLVDVLVILGGNPAYTAPADLPFGERLAKVGFSVHLSLYEDETSVLCHWHIPEAHYLESWSDTRAYDGTITILQPLIAPLYGGKTAHEVLAAFTDKPEQTSYDIVRDYWKSRKISGDFEQFWRTVLNAGFIPDTALPPKSVSLKPDWVQRAIELQKPEGPGIGSPSLEIVFQPDPCIWDGRFANNGWLQELPKPLTKLTWDNAALISPATAERLGLSNEDVVKLIYRGRVVSAPVWIMPGHADHSVTVHLGYGRTRAGRVGTGQGFNAYVLRTSDGPWFGSGLEIQKTGQKYPLACTQMHHSMEGRNLVRSASLEQYRENPNFVHEGESEAGPYPSLYPEYEYKGYAWGMAIDLSACVGCNACIIACQSENNIPIVGKDQVMKSREMHWLRIDRYYAGGLDNPETYYQPVLCMQCEKAPCEVVCPVAATSHSAEGLNDMVYNRCVGTRYCSNNCPYKVRRFNFLQYSDWNTPSLKLLRNPDVTVRSRGVMEKCTYCVQRINAARIEAEKEGRQIRDGEILTACQAVCPADAIVFGNINDPNSRVSKLKAEPRNYGLLAELNTKPRTTYLAVIRNPNPEMTENNRG; from the coding sequence ATGGACAACGGACAACAGACAACCGATAAGCGACTGGATCTTGCTTCGATTCGTGCGCGTCTGAAAGCAACTCAAGGTTCGCTCTATTGGCGGAGCCTGGAAGAACTGGCCGAAACCGAAGATTTTCAGGAATTCCTCCATCGTGAATTTCCGCAGCAGGCGGCAGAATGGCCAGACCCGGTCAGTCGTCGTCAATTTTTGAGGCTAATGGGGGCCTCTTTAGCCCTTGCTGGTTTAAACGCCTGCGCACGTCCACCCGATGAAAAGATTGTACCCTATGTCCGGCCCCCCGAAGAAATTGTGCCCGGTAAGCCTTTGTTTTTCGCTACGGCCATGTCCCTGGGCGGTTTTGCTACGGGTCTATTGGTTGAAAGCCATATGGGACGTCCGACCAAAATAGAAGGAAACCCAGATCACCCTGCCAGCCTGGGAGCAACCGATGTGTTTGCCCAGGCTTCCGTCCTGACACTCTATGATCCCGATCGCTCAGAGACCGTGACCTATCGAGGGGATATTCGACCCTGGGAGGTTTTCCTGGCGGAGTTTCGTAAGGTGTTGGCGGAGCAGCGTAAAACCCGAGGGACTCGCCTGCGGATATTGACCGAAACCGTTACCTCACCAACCCTGGCCCATCAACTGCAAGGTGTGTTGACGATGTTCCCATCGGCAAAATGGCATCAATATGAGCCTGTGGGACGGGATAATGTCCGGGCAGGGGCTAAGCTGGCATTTGGGGAGTATGTCGAAACTCAATATCGTTTTGACAAAGCGGAAATCGTCCTGGCTCTGGGGTCGGACTTTTTGACATGGGGGCCCGGAAGCCTGCGATATACTCGGGATTTCGTTACCAAACGGCGGATGCAGATGGGTGAGGGTAAAATGAACCGTTTGTATGTGGTGGAGTGTACGCCTTCCAATACCGGGGCTGTAGCCGATCACCGACTTCCGCTACGGGCCGATGAAATTGAGGGTTTTGCACGGGCCGTTGCCGTAGCCCTGGGTGTTGAGATAGGAGCCCTGGGCAATCAGTCGATCACTCCGCCCATTATCCCTGCCCAATGGATAGGTGCCCTTGTACGGGATCTTCAGCAACATCGGGGAACCAGTTTAATTTTAGTTGGCCCGGAACAACCTCCCCTGGTTCATGCCCTGGCCCACGCTATGAACCATGCCCTGGGTAACGTGGGGAATACGGTGGTTTATACAGATCCGGTAGAAGCCAATCCGGTGGATCAAATGGCTTCGCTCCGGGAATTGGTCCAGGATATGGATCAGGGCCTTGTGGATGTACTTGTAATTCTAGGAGGCAACCCGGCTTATACTGCCCCGGCAGATCTTCCGTTTGGTGAGCGTCTGGCAAAAGTAGGATTCAGTGTTCATCTGAGCCTGTATGAAGATGAAACTTCGGTCCTGTGTCATTGGCATATTCCCGAAGCCCATTATCTGGAATCCTGGAGTGATACCCGGGCCTACGACGGGACCATTACCATCCTTCAACCCTTGATTGCACCTCTTTATGGGGGAAAGACTGCCCATGAAGTATTAGCCGCATTTACCGATAAGCCAGAGCAGACCAGCTACGATATCGTTCGGGATTATTGGAAAAGCCGGAAGATTTCCGGTGACTTTGAACAGTTCTGGCGTACCGTACTGAATGCCGGATTTATCCCCGATACGGCGCTTCCACCTAAATCGGTATCCTTAAAACCGGATTGGGTACAAAGAGCTATAGAATTACAAAAACCCGAAGGCCCGGGAATCGGTTCTCCCTCTTTAGAAATTGTGTTTCAACCGGACCCCTGTATCTGGGATGGTCGATTCGCGAACAACGGCTGGCTTCAAGAATTACCAAAGCCGCTGACCAAACTTACCTGGGATAATGCCGCGCTCATCAGTCCAGCTACCGCCGAACGCCTGGGTCTTTCCAATGAGGACGTGGTTAAACTGATTTATCGGGGGCGTGTGGTGAGTGCCCCGGTCTGGATTATGCCGGGTCACGCGGATCATTCGGTTACGGTGCATTTAGGATATGGTCGGACCCGTGCAGGTCGGGTCGGAACAGGCCAGGGATTCAATGCCTATGTCCTTCGTACCTCTGACGGACCCTGGTTTGGTTCCGGACTGGAAATTCAAAAAACAGGCCAGAAGTATCCCTTGGCCTGTACCCAGATGCACCATAGTATGGAGGGCCGTAATCTGGTTCGCTCGGCCAGTTTGGAGCAATACCGGGAAAATCCCAATTTTGTACATGAAGGGGAATCTGAAGCCGGCCCCTATCCTTCCTTATATCCTGAATACGAATATAAAGGATATGCCTGGGGCATGGCCATCGATTTAAGTGCCTGTGTAGGCTGTAATGCCTGCATTATCGCCTGCCAGTCCGAGAATAATATTCCCATCGTCGGTAAGGATCAGGTCATGAAGAGCCGTGAGATGCATTGGCTGCGCATTGATCGCTATTACGCCGGAGGGCTGGATAATCCGGAAACCTACTATCAACCCGTCTTGTGTATGCAGTGTGAGAAGGCTCCTTGTGAAGTGGTTTGTCCCGTTGCAGCTACCTCCCATAGCGCAGAAGGGTTGAACGATATGGTATATAATCGGTGTGTAGGTACCCGTTATTGCTCCAATAACTGCCCTTATAAGGTCCGCCGTTTTAATTTCCTCCAGTATTCAGACTGGAATACCCCAAGCCTTAAATTGTTAAGAAATCCCGATGTAACGGTCCGAAGCCGGGGAGTTATGGAGAAATGTACCTATTGTGTTCAGCGAATCAATGCAGCTCGGATTGAAGCGGAAAAGGAAGGTCGGCAGATCCGTGATGGGGAGATTTTAACAGCCTGTCAGGCTGTATGCCCGGCCGATGCTATTGTCTTTGGTAATATTAACGATCCCAACAGCCGCGTTTCAAAGCTCAAGGCCGAACCTCGTAACTATGGATTACTCGCAGAATTGAATACAAAACCGCGGACTACTTATCTGGCGGTGATTCGTAATCCTAACCCTGAAATGACCGAAAATAATAGAGGGTAA
- a CDS encoding cytochrome c3 family protein, producing the protein MPQIFHRSTNTLSKLSIFGAVFMLVVFAWVLMQINRSEYVTQANIVRVQPVQFSHEHHVSGLGIDCRYCHTTVEESSFAGIPPTKTCMNCHSQIWANSPYLEPVRESWRTGKAIQWTRVHNLADFVYFNHSIHVNKGIGCVTCHGRIDQMPLTWQQQSLQMEWCLECHRQPERFIRPREYVFSMDWQPPADQIALGQKLVKEYNIPDVAFLTSCSTCHR; encoded by the coding sequence ATGCCTCAGATCTTTCACCGTAGTACGAATACCTTATCCAAGCTGAGTATCTTTGGAGCCGTTTTCATGCTTGTAGTGTTTGCCTGGGTCTTGATGCAAATCAATCGTTCGGAGTATGTGACCCAGGCCAATATAGTCCGTGTACAACCGGTCCAATTCAGTCATGAACATCATGTCAGTGGATTGGGAATTGACTGTCGTTATTGCCATACCACCGTGGAGGAATCCTCGTTTGCCGGAATTCCCCCGACGAAGACTTGTATGAATTGTCATTCTCAGATCTGGGCTAACAGTCCCTATCTGGAACCTGTGCGCGAGAGCTGGCGAACTGGTAAAGCTATTCAATGGACAAGGGTTCACAATCTGGCCGATTTTGTTTATTTTAATCACAGTATCCATGTAAATAAGGGAATTGGATGTGTGACGTGCCATGGGCGGATTGATCAAATGCCCTTAACCTGGCAGCAGCAGTCTCTCCAGATGGAGTGGTGCCTGGAATGTCACCGCCAGCCGGAACGTTTCATCAGACCTCGGGAGTATGTCTTTAGTATGGATTGGCAGCCACCGGCCGATCAGATTGCGCTGGGACAAAAGCTTGTAAAGGAATACAATATCCCCGATGTTGCCTTTCTTACCAGTTGTTCTACCTGTCATCGATAA